A DNA window from Gemmatimonadota bacterium contains the following coding sequences:
- a CDS encoding coenzyme F420-0:L-glutamate ligase translates to MMPMLLQIILLFMRDALHAAGHGPLAVIVSDTFGRPWREGLVDVALGCAGMAPIADLRGRPDLAGRELQVTATATADQLAAAAGLLMPKDAGIPAVWIEGIAPEGDGSLRDTLRDSATDLFR, encoded by the coding sequence GATGATGCCAATGTTACTGCAAATTATCTTATTATTCATGCGCGACGCCCTGCACGCCGCCGGCCACGGACCGCTGGCGGTGATCGTCTCGGACACCTTCGGACGACCCTGGCGCGAGGGACTCGTCGACGTGGCGCTCGGCTGCGCCGGCATGGCGCCGATCGCCGACCTGCGCGGCCGACCCGACCTTGCCGGCCGCGAGCTCCAGGTCACCGCCACCGCCACGGCCGATCAGCTGGCCGCCGCCGCAGGCCTGCTGATGCCCAAAGACGCCGGCATCCCCGCCGTGTGGATCGAGGGCATCGCCCCGGAAGGCGACGGCAGCCTCCGCGACACGCTCCGCGACTCCGCCACCGACCTCTTCCGCTAG